The following proteins are co-located in the Brachybacterium sacelli genome:
- a CDS encoding glycerophosphodiester phosphodiesterase, producing the protein MTTSDPTRPGEDFTIVGHRGAMATVLENTIASFEEAERVGCQEIELDIRPSTDGRLVLTHDRSLDRMVAEEDRGLDPVDSLDWAALQRIVLRDGHRVATLEEAIEATSVFLQVEIKDPAVVPLLAERVDQLPALTERARLTSFDAGALVHARELMPQIPRGFIVHGLPLPEDSPEGVEDLLERTGASVLYCGWPGLSAEVVAEQHAAGRLVHGWPTRSEENLRRALEIGLDGTTADDPEAAFAWYEQARAEAG; encoded by the coding sequence ATGACCACCAGCGATCCCACCCGCCCCGGGGAAGATTTCACCATCGTCGGCCACCGGGGCGCGATGGCGACCGTCCTCGAGAACACGATCGCCTCCTTCGAAGAGGCCGAGCGCGTGGGCTGCCAGGAGATCGAGCTCGACATCCGGCCCAGCACCGACGGCCGCCTCGTGCTCACCCACGACCGCAGCCTCGACCGGATGGTGGCGGAGGAGGACCGTGGGCTCGACCCCGTCGACTCCCTGGACTGGGCGGCCCTCCAGCGGATCGTGCTGCGCGACGGGCACCGGGTGGCCACGCTCGAGGAGGCCATCGAGGCCACCAGCGTCTTCCTGCAGGTCGAGATCAAGGACCCGGCGGTGGTGCCGCTGCTGGCCGAACGGGTCGACCAACTGCCCGCGCTGACCGAGCGCGCACGCCTGACCAGCTTCGACGCGGGGGCGTTGGTGCATGCGCGCGAACTGATGCCGCAGATCCCCCGCGGATTCATCGTGCACGGGCTCCCGCTGCCCGAGGACAGCCCCGAGGGAGTGGAGGATCTGCTCGAGCGCACCGGTGCGAGCGTCCTGTACTGCGGGTGGCCGGGGCTGAGCGCCGAGGTGGTCGCCGAGCAGCACGCCGCGGGCCGCCTGGTGCACGGCTGGCCCACCCGCAGCGAGGAGAACCTCCGCCGCGCCCTCGAGATCGGACTGGACGGCACCACGGCCGACGACCCCGAGGCCGCGTTCGCCTGGTACGAGCAGGCCCGCGCCGAGGCCGGCTGA
- a CDS encoding class I SAM-dependent methyltransferase: MTGHPQHSVAHQHGASVEHTATHDHIAPDPSLSPADHWEQRYAGQERIWSGRVNTTLADVAGSFPPGTSIDLGCGEGADVLWLAEQGWQAHGLDISETAVDRARAEASARGLNNASFTATDLSTWQPEPGSADLVTASFFQSEVALDRMAILRRAAAGLRPGGHLVTISHAAPPSWADHHPAHMIDVRAEAEELARPAAEWAVEVAEERPRPADGPDGAPGEHLDAVVVLRRR; encoded by the coding sequence ATGACCGGACACCCCCAGCACTCCGTCGCGCACCAGCACGGTGCCTCCGTCGAGCACACCGCCACGCACGACCACATCGCGCCCGATCCATCCCTCTCCCCCGCCGACCACTGGGAACAGCGCTACGCCGGCCAGGAGCGCATCTGGTCCGGACGGGTCAACACGACGCTCGCGGACGTAGCCGGCAGCTTTCCCCCGGGCACGTCGATCGACCTCGGGTGCGGGGAGGGCGCGGATGTGCTGTGGCTGGCCGAGCAGGGATGGCAGGCCCACGGCCTGGACATCTCGGAAACCGCCGTCGATCGCGCCCGGGCCGAAGCCTCCGCGCGCGGCCTGAACAACGCCTCCTTCACCGCGACGGACCTGAGCACCTGGCAGCCGGAACCGGGTTCAGCAGACCTGGTCACCGCGTCGTTCTTCCAGTCCGAGGTGGCGCTGGACCGCATGGCGATTCTGCGCCGTGCGGCCGCCGGTCTGCGGCCCGGTGGCCATCTGGTGACGATCTCCCATGCAGCCCCGCCCTCCTGGGCCGATCACCACCCCGCGCACATGATCGACGTGCGCGCGGAGGCGGAGGAACTTGCACGGCCCGCTGCGGAGTGGGCGGTGGAGGTCGCCGAGGAGCGTCCGCGACCCGCCGACGGTCCCGACGGCGCCCCTGGCGAGCATCTGGATGCCGTCGTGGTGCTGCGCCGGAGGTGA